The Bactrocera dorsalis isolate Fly_Bdor chromosome 3, ASM2337382v1, whole genome shotgun sequence genomic interval TGTGGACGAAACCGAATTATTTTATCGTTGCCTACCATATAAAACATATGTCTCTGCTTGTGAAAAAAGTGCGACtggatacaaaattcaaaaagaacgAATTTCAATCTTACTTGGTTCAAACGCTGATGGCTCTCACAAATTAGTGCCCTTAGTTATTGGAAAAGCCAAAAATCCCAGGAGCTTTAAAGGTTTTAATAATCCACTTCATTACAACTTTTCCAAAAATGCTTGGATGACGTCTCGGATCTTTCACAATTGGtttcacaatatatttattaataagtaagaggaaataattttgcttttaatttctttaattttaaaatatttttttgtttacaggtcatccagttttctcaaaaaaataactTGCCTCCGAAGGCTCTTTTGTTTATTGATAACTGCTTCGCGCATGCACCGATTGAGCATCTTCAAAGCAAAGATGGCAACATATTATAGTTGCATATTTCTTGCCGCCAAATGTGACAGCAGCTGTGCAACCAATggatcaaaatatttatgatctaactaatagaaattatatagctggtattagtagtactacctatgtaacagccacagtaaaacttgggcgggtcctctagtaaatacatataaaatattctaaaacttGTGCAAAAACCCCTAACGAGCAAttagcaaaacaacaaaactaaaccCATAGAAGATTGTGTGTcaaagttaaaagaaaataaaacaaaaaaaaattccctcaAAAACCAGGCTCGAAAAATAAAAGTGgtagtaaataaataacataaaaaaaagagagagaaaaggaaaccaacagcggcaacaacacAACAAGAAGCAGTTCGGAAACCAAGGAAAAAACAGAAAGGAACCGGATCAAAGGCATCGGCATATCCCCCATCTTTATTTGCAGAAACAGCGCCTAGCCCCTTGAAGCGgctcaaagtgagttgtatcgactccacttcttatttaaaaattatattttcatatatgtatgtatgtatgtcggttACGGTTAACAGATACAGTTCTCATCCATAAAACCTGTATTCAAGTCGGTTAACATTTTAAGAGAACGGTTGCTGCCAAACTGTTTCAACTTATGGTTaatttccgggaaaccgaaaaacagtttggtacgctatatatacatatttgtacatccaaatatatgtatgtatgaacagtatatactgtaatatataattatatatatactgtcatatacatatctaataaAAAAGGTTCTATTTACGCTTACCCTTGTGTATCCAaacacataaatttaaaaaaaaatttcaagtatacACTTGACCCcgttttccggcaataccccttatactcaaaaagtataagcaggattgcgcaaATAGTAAGCTTGGACAAATTCGATCAGTAAAAtcagtaaagaaaaaataaaaataataaaatacaacatacatacatatatgcaaatacttatattaatattttatatttatttatacatatattgacatatatgtaagtaccaACCAAAGTTGGAaaacaacatacacacatatgtatgtataaataataaaataaatttctgcaaaattacatatgtatgtaacttctCATGTGTACTTAGAGTGCATACCTGCATCTAACCAATTTTCTTCTCCCGCCTCATTCGTAgcgtaaaaacatacatacagacatacggcATACGATTTGCCTATGACGGTATTTCCCACATTTAAATTAACTTTCggcaattaaattgaaaatttagagAGACTAACCGGAGCGgtaattgcaattaaaaatattttaacttattaacaaaaagaaaatatacggtcaaatcaaaaaaaaaaaataaaaataaaagacaaaaccagcacatacatatgtgttggtgtttttaattgttctcacatatgtatattcaaagcacaagcaagcaggattgcaaacggaaaatatctttttatatacaaaggtCATTAACCCTTTTCTCTTTCCTTTTTTATCGCCCGTATTCGCAAGTATAAACTAACGAAtgcgaagcaataaataaaatagaaagaaaagaaaaacagactaatagcacaactattaggaatacgaaacaacaaacatacaaacccTTTGTCTTAAAGATTCAAACATATTTATTGTTACCAAAAATACACTGAGAGAAGtttttctttctcatattttcaatttttacctattatctaaatgaacggagattGTAAGGAATCTAAATCGATACCATATctgaaagtacaaaaaatgatttctgaagaaaagagcccatatacacctgctgaagctacacgctcaaagcaaggtgctacaaagcaagaaaaaattaaagatatttcatatactaagtttatttctgagagtgacagtttaattcgatactgcactcgattttcatcttcaccgattcaggacaattctgaatcggtactagaaatcaaaaaagaaaagctAGGCAacttctggacacgtctccaagctgcgtatgacgcaattctagaatatgacgaatcagatcttccggaaatttttaaatcctcggcttgctccaaatacgaaaactgcttagaccagtacgaggaaacgagagctatgatctccgatcaattgagattaataaaagcaattgcacctactccacaaccgagagtagagctgcctcaaattcaaagccaagaggcgaatTCCGGCATTCAtcttaaagtgccagcatgtgatacagaaatatttctcggaggttatgaacaatggcaaaaattgtatcacaagcgcaaaaattgtatcacctccgatacaaaacaaaaggtcgaGCAGGcgcaatagtaaaacagttcgctcttaatgacaaGCAAGTAAtgatacttatgaacttgcctaaaattcaaagagaaaccagtgaagaattcatgaaactagaatccactgtttcaaattgtttgtcggtgctatcgacacaaaatattcccacacacaattgggatcctattctggtaaacatatgtaccgccgcattaccagaaaaatctttacttttgtgggagcaatcgctctcatcacgaagaaaatgcccaacgtggcaacaaatgaaagatttcttaactagccaatatgaaattgcggaaagggtagataaaaaacggtcaaaactaaaaacgttcaacatgacctaaatcgaagtttcattagaccccaagctagtaacaaccacaatttaaacagaagtttctttaaaaatcaatcgttcacatccgaacaatacgtcatgcgaactgtgtaaaggagggcacaagctgaaaacttgcgaaaagtttaaaaaacttaatatcaatgaaagtaacaactttgtcagagcaaaaagactctgtacaaactgcttgtcccactcacataatctcaataattgcgaaagaaaattcaattgcgtatattgccacaagaggcatcattcaatgttgcatttcaataacttcctagcacaccccaaagtagcgctttctccaaaagagccacgggtttagttgcaaccgcaactcccgaaacacaaaataccgaaatttgccaagagacaccatgttgctcaaaggctttaaaaacacaaacgcttcacagcgagaatcaaagtagggtactactacccacagcagttatctccatcgaacactgaggagaacttttcaaattgagagccctaatagaccaaggatcacaacgattattcatagcgtctagggcacaaaataggctaaaactacTAACAAAACAAGCCacttatgaaattacgggaatgggcggaagagtagtacaaaactctaataaaatctgccccattaccctaatttccccccaagcggataagcgcattcaagcagaagctatagtcttaccgcaacttatgaacatgcttccaagctatcatataaatagcaagcattggcaaaaggttacacacctaaagctagcagatcctaactgcacacccccgctcaaatagatcttctattaggcagcgaccttatacctcaaattattctagaaggggttgaaaaaatttcaaacacccttctagctcaaaatactatattaggttggatactaagtggactagtgacagaaccagttaccaccatgacaactcaagttgaagagatatccaatgaattccttaattcacaattaaggaaattttgggagttagaagaactcccccatttcaattacaacgccagaagataagtattgtgaagacttttacaaagccacaactactcgatcagataatggtcggtatgtcgtacgactaccaataaaacaacaatttccagacacactcgccttaggtcactctcgcacctctgcaatacagcagtttctaagtatggaaaaatcctacttagaaaaggtgagcttaaacaagtttatgatggtgtcgtggaagaataccttcatttagatcacatggaggaagtaagcccatgtgaaaaaatcataagaggcaaatattactttttctacttgccacatcatgcagtagtatagcctgagaagaaaacaacaaaagttcgagttgtcttcaatgcatcacgatccacgagctcaggtaattccctaaatgatattctatttacggaacccacactccaaccagatttaatgctcctcatattgaactggcgtatatacaaatacgtattcaatgagGATGTCGAAAatatgtatcgacaaatactggttcataaagatgatcaagattttcagcggattattttccgaaaatctgccaatagtccactacgcgactttaaattgaaaacagttacttttggcgtaaactgtgccccatatctagccattcgtacactacacgaactggcagaagacacaaagccagaatttccactggcaacacaagtcttaaaaacgcaaacgtatgtagacgatatcctgtctggaagccatagtcttccacaagcatacgagaccctatcacaggtaataaattccctcaataccgcagggtttcctttaaaaaagattacagccaatcacccaaatattttaaaaaatattcctaaagaccatttgttggatactaatttccttatatttgaaaaggaaagtataacaaaaacactgggcatccaatggaatgcgatatcggaccagttctcatacacgacagagtccataaccgcattatccgccataacaaagaggcaaattttatcctcaattgcaaaacttttttaccccgcaggatggcttgcgccaattatgatacaagtgaaaatcctgattcaaggattatggctagacggaacagactggggcgaacaagtgaaacctcttcgcttagaaaagtgGTCTCATTTTGCTAATTATCTGAAAGacatctcgcagatacaaattccacggtgggttaaatattcccccgaatacaaagtggaactacaggGCTTCTGCGAtggcacttccacctgaacgctgcaatttcgctctgcctttcacgaccacaggtgtcgattttgctgggccttttcaaataaaggcgtccatgctaagatctcctACTCAAATGAAAGGCTATAtggctgtttttgtatgtttcacaacaaaggcagtacaccttgagctgtgtactaatttgacgacggaggcttttctcgcgacatttgctcgcttcgtcgctcgacgtggcttcccatccaaaatcatgagcgctaatggcaaaacattcataggagcccaacgagccacagaaaaacagtttgtggatttcttaaaacaagtgtcccctgatatcgtacaaaagtacgcccgtcaaggtatcaactggcaatttatacctccaAGCGCATGgatggtttatgggaatcagctgtaaagagcttcaaatttcatttcaagaagctaaaggacctccacaagaggtaccgatagaaaaatacagaaaatgcgccaaaagttcaaaaattctgaTTCACGGCGATTGTCTGCCACCTACCGAATGGCAGctgggccgcatagagaagctttatccaggctccgacggtcatattcgagtagtcgatctccgtacgcaatccGGAAAgctaacaagaccgctcgtcaaactatgcttcttaccgATCGCCGATAACCGCGAAATGAAAACCGAGAAACCGCTAAAATAAaccgaatataaaaacaaaataaaaaaaaaattatataaatacatatgtatatacatatctatatagtatgtatttaaaataacacACAAAAGTAGTCGATTAATCTAACGACCCACTCATGCCGCATAACGTGGCAGCCATGCTCATATGTCCTATATGCAACCAAATTCTAATTGAAATAACACTCTTCCAAATAGTTCAATATGGATGCAGACATGTCAGCAGCCCCGACACCAACCACTCGTTCAGCTGTCAATGTGCCACGCTAAGCGGCTGCCCCAGTTGCAGCGCCCCGAACAACCACACCAACGACGCCTCGGAGTGGAACGGTAGCATTGCCGGCAACacctgcagcagcagcagcgtcgTAGCCACTCTCCAGCAACTTCAGAGGATTCTAGactgaaatattcgcctaggggggccgggatggctaaatgagccttagtcgcctgccccacaccacacctacacccatctctaacacgcacactcaccacactcacctcAACATCACCACACTCCACATCAACACCATCCACACGCGCGAGCGCAGGATCCACATACTCAACTACACACCACACCACTCCACTGAACAAGGGTCAGTTTATACACAAGGCAGTTCAGACTCGTCCGTCGTTGAATATACATCGCTCTTTCGCCACGCACCGCGAAAGTTTTATATCTACATCCAGTTCCCAACCTAGCTCTAAAGTGTAAACCAACAGTGTGAAGCTGAGTATAAAGCGGAGTTATATTGCAACGCATTCTATATACGGCCTTAGAAGGCGGATTTATATTGTAACTAAAATAACAGTGTGAAGCTGAATATAAAGCGGAGTtacattgtaaataaattttcgaaattgaaacCGGAGGTTTTATTTTAAGATACACACAATTTGGCAAAAGTGGTAAGTCGAGTGGGCAGTGACTAAAACAACTACAATAGTTGGACATATGCTACCGCGGAGTTTTTTGTAGACATTATGATGTTcttcaatattgttgtacattattttgttctatcGCTAATAGTTTCGGCAGCGCATTCGACGAAAGACATTGTAAGACTCATTTTTCTACTCCTTTGGTtacattgttcaaattttaccaaggatccctaatttttttcaaaattaaatgtagcctatgtcaaattggaagaatgtagcattctattggtgaaagaattttttaaatcggcccAGTACTTTTTGAGCCTattcattacaaacatacaaacatacaaaaattggtacaaatctttcctctttataatattagtaaatTTATGGAGTTTAGgccaatttcatttatattcagCGTCAGCGCTTACTcgtattaaattacttttaagtAAACTTATCtacttattttcattaaaatgttaGGTGATAAGTTGCGTTTGGAGCGCACTTAAGAGAGCTGCCCctgccacgatatcaaaatcgtgcttggcgactttaacgccagggttggcaaagaaggtatatttgatactacggtcggtaaatttagcctccacgaggaaacatccccaaatggatcgaggctgatcgacttcgccggggcccgaaatatggttatctgtagtactagattccagcataagaaattcatcaagccacctggctgtcttcggatcgaaaacccccaaccagatcgatcatgttgtgatagacggaagacacgtcaaGAACTCAAGGAAGATTCGACGTCacgaagctgcaatcacaacggACCGCAGAACGATTTTctgctcgacttgcactcctgctctctgagagcactcgtcatgaactcggtataagggaactgtgggacggcatttcaaactccttatgtacagctgcaaccgaaaccattggtttccgAAAAACGCGAAAAAACAGCTGGTGCAGCGAGGAGTgccgtgcgggatgggatagatactgagagttgaagagggaagccgAAATAcgtgttcaaatatcattgaacatgcttacttatcagcaaagctgaaattctactaaatataaatatctatttatatattaatatacttacatacatacatatatacataatgcatttacatgcagggcacatctaataataataaaaatgcatgggacacaaatcataaatttacagaagagataacacatacacacatgtattaaattgtacatttcaaaataaCCCCATGTCAAGCTGCAAACAATATGCTGCAACCCAGCAAGAAGACTATACGTTATATAATGCCATAAATCTGCCGTATAACTATGGATAGTATGCGTGAAAAATTCGAATAGTTTACATCAGTTTGTACAGAGGCATGGGAAGATTCTATCGCATACTTTGAATAAGTGTGAATTGTCTATCCTTTTTCTTTGTCATATGCCCGTCTCTTTTTAACCCATGGTAGGATGGTATAGTAGTTTGATGGTAAAGTAGTATGATGGTAAAGTAGTACGATGGTAAAGTAGTATGGTATACTTATCCTTTTATCCTActccatacaaaataaaacaaatacaggttattttttttttttttttccattgcatccatacattatttaaaaattgcacctactttggttgttgttgttccgtCCTGGAAttataaaacattaattattactaaaattttggaaaagaaatAACTTACCCTTTATTTAAAGATAATTTGTTTTGGCGGTACCTATTGTGGCTAAGGTCCACCACTCTTCTTAATGCCCGTTCAAAACCTGGCCGTCCTTCCATTACAAATACATCTACACAAAAATAggaaacaattttataataaatatttttaaagaaatgctatgacaaattaattttatctaatattttaaatttttgaaaataaaattaccgAATAAAACTTCATTAACAAGTTTAAGCTTGTTAAGCGCCCGTTTTTGTTTCCTTccatcaaaattaaattcaaaaaggaCATTGTCGGTAAAGATTTTTCTCATTACCTCATCTACAGATGCATTTGCTCCTTTTATTTGTTGAAGATAAATTTTCTGTGAATTTAAAGAATTGAAATGTGTTAATAGTTAAATTaccaaatcaaatttttaattaacaaagtaTAAGAATAATACATAGTAAGAGCAAAAAATTACCGATTCGTCGGCAAACTCTTTGGAATTTAGTTTATCATCGAAATCCAGCGCGGCGTCTAGTGTGCAGATTGGTAGTCTTGACGCTATTTCAATTTGCATGGGAAAcgatttcatatttatatttaaaaacaataaatagtgatttatataataaatacttgcCTCAATTTTGTCGCTGTCAAAGTGTATAGCtgattccaatatttttaattcttttttttttaactaacgaTTAAAGATGCGCGCGCACGTCTATTCACTTCACAAGTTTTCACACAAATGTGAGAAATGCAGTTTTCCACTTTGTTATATACTGATTACTTCTACTGATTACTTTTATTGATACTGATTACTTCTTACATCAAACAACTACaatgcatatctgcatatagcACAACCATTCTTGTAGCACAACTGTGGAGGGAGGGAGTACGAAATATATTCCCAACATGTGACCTGTTTTCACATTCACgtaaatttttatcttttttgaaGATTTGCTTATGTGTTGGTGAATACGTTAGCGAAGTTTTGCTGGGAAtacgtacaaacatacacacatacacatatatttagttatttaagatagttttaaaatttgtatataagcaaaaaaaaatacgaaataaaatcagaataaataaATTCTCCCTCGAGATAAGACGTTACATTTCCCTCCACCAGTGCACAGTGGGAGAAATGGTCAATCTAGCGGCGCTTTCTTAATAGCTTCttaaatacaatgaaaaaatgcattactttattataaaaatatgtgttaattatctatttatatgtttttatgttttattagaaaaaaaactattcaGAGTGAAGCTCTCAGAATTACTGCCGTCAGGTagatcatttatatgtaaaagaagGTTTTTGACCTCATCATCTATTTCAATGTGATTTTTGGAGTATTTGGAGGTGCTTTTAGACTTAGATGTAATAATAGGATCTGAAGAAACTAAAAGAGTGTGTATTAAGTCTTCCGTTGTATTCAACCTTGAGTTTGTTCGCGTATGGTTCAGTCTATAACtgcgaaaatctttatttcttgCCTCAAGTGCCTCTTCTGACATCATTCCTATTGGTAGCGAAACTTTTTCTATAATATCTGCTCcgtgtattaatattttatgtacagaTGGAGTAATATAAAACCAAGGATATTCGGAAACAAATAATTCTGCAGTATTCcaagcatatgtatatgcgaaaaGCCTCTATGTTAGCTGCATACCCGCATGCCATCAGTTACGTGTATGCCACTGGGGTAACACTCTGTTTTAGCCTTAAGTAAAATATCGTAGCTTGGATAAATATTGCAGTTTCGTTCTTTGGCACCATATTGCATTATTTTGTACGACCTTTTTGAGTATTCGCCATCTATATAAAGAGATAAAGCTTCCTCAGGTGTATACGGAATTGGGGTTTTTTGTTCAGAGCTTACAGACTTAAACATTTTCGAAGCAGTCGaactttcttcaaaaaatttttttggaacaacCTGTTAAGCATTTCTTTTTCCAGCTTTGCAAAGACTTACGCTTGCCGCTGCCATTAACTCTTGATTAGGTGTTTCGTTAACAACTgatgcatttgtttttttttttttttttgagttttcattGTACACTCTGAAAAAGGTTTTTGTATACGGTGATgaacagaaaaatttatattttcatccaACCATTTCTTATTTTGCTCTTCGAACACTGACATAACCATATGACATTCTTTCCACTTTTCTTCAAGTTTGCTTATGAAATTTCttaattgtttttgaattttgcgaGTTTGCTCTTCACTATACTTTGAGCGATCAATGACGTtagaaaatatatgattttcaaccattagaaatttttttgttggtactGGTTCACTGtgccatattaaaaaaaagcgtACGTTTAGACTCTGCCATAGTAtctaaaaaaggaaacaaatcAGTAACTTGCAAATACTTGCAGCCAATTTTTGGACAAGACGTAGACCaaaacatattttaacaaattatacAAACATTGAATCGAGTCCCATCGAATCCACCACACTTATTTTCAACGGAACATTGGATTACACATATAAAAACACTTTGATATAGGACAATTTCTTTTTCCATTGTAAAGATCTAAAACATATATTAACAGACCAcaatgactttttttttatttagcacatatcaaataataataattaagtcACAAatcttattacaaaattttatatttaactttttcaattcaacaaaaattgcaCGTAAAAATAGGTAAATAGTAATTATTACACTTGCTAAAACATGTGTTAAATTCGAAAGCTCACAGATATGCGAATGTttggaacaaaacaaaaatgaaaacagaAAAGACCCCGttaggaaataaattttcaataaaacaaacacAATTTGGAGAAttctgaatttaaaaatttcgctaAGGCGCCGCTAGATTGACCATTTCCCCACTGTGcagtggtaaggaatgacaaGTTCTTTTTTGAGTCAAACATTTTTGGTTCTTCGAGCCGAATAAAGAGCTCAGCCAAATTGAAAAAAGCCCTGATAAAAAATACAGGCAAATACAATTGGCCCTTAATATAAATAcaggcaaaattaaattgtaagacgggtatacatatattcccgcatattgactaaacataaaataataattgtaagacgggtgtatattcccgcatattaacaatcacaacaaaatgagaatgaataaattctcactCGATGAAGGTcttttcatttccccccaccagaggtaaggAATGATAAAACTTTGTTGAGTTACAAACAATACGTCAGTATGAAGAGCTTAATaaactggccgacaggggtaatgctcgaaaattctacggctaacagaaggtttcaagaccggagcatactcttgtagaacccgcaaaggtgatctagtgaccgatgcccagagcatacttaaattatggagggaacacttctgcaGCCTGCTGAATTGCAGTGAAAGTACAACgacaggagaaggcgaacccgattccccaatcgatgaagatggagcagacgttccattgcccgaccacgaagaagttagaatagcaattacccgtctgaagaacaacaaagcagcgggagccgatggattgccggccagTTATTCAAACACCCCgccgaagaactgataaggagcatgtatcagtttctttgtaaaatatggccggacgaaagcatgccctaCGATTGgattttaagtgtgctctgcccagtTTACAAAGAGGGAGACccaacaatctgcgccaactaccgtgggataagcctcctcaacatcgcgtataaggttctatcgagcgtattgtgtgatagattaaagcccaccgtcaacaaactgattggaccttatcagtgttgcTTTAGACCTGGATAATCAACCAGCGACCAGATATTctccatgcgccaaattttggaaaacacCAGTGAAacgagaatcgacacacaccacct includes:
- the LOC125777610 gene encoding uncharacterized protein LOC125777610, which gives rise to MKSFPMQIEIASRLPICTLDAALDFDDKLNSKEFADESKIYLQQIKGANASVDEVMRKIFTDNVLFEFNFDGRKQKRALNKLKLVNEVLFDVFVMEGRPGFERALRRVVDLSHNRYRQNKLSLNKGTEQQQPK